In the genome of Segatella copri, one region contains:
- a CDS encoding two-component regulator propeller domain-containing protein → MNKITTTINRMGMAIAMLFVTLALHAQRFVNTTLDGAQTVSAITQDANGIIWLGTDNGLYSYDGYHDYRHFAPHTFNHVRINALGFEGSMLYMATGNGILQFDAKKETYVSTPDAEAYGDESKKKALKELRVIDMKDKKKAFAPDVYAILHTQKGLLVGSLSGLRLNNRPILLTPGAQPLVNALAYDAIRHCYWIGTEGALYCADRSLQNFSKIEALNGNSVKCIDEDQDGNLYIGTDNGLYRMAMNNSLEHFVHDSRNEATIPNNIVWACYVDKWQNVWIGTDNGLSRLSTHTYYRFTSLDKITFSGEGSFLHAILQTRNGEWWMGGTNGLIHYTEGVRAQGAVSDYQNVVWYKQNNPAAPLAHNRVRKIYEDQDGDVWVCTDHGINLYDRATRQLLNFIVYDKTGKYSTAWAYDILQDRKGRIWMASYQGGIFVMEKQRLVAAIAHAASGTATCVADYHFSDKGQNALSGLHVGQMVLDGKGMIWASSHDHLDRIDPYTMRVAHIGGNDAINYLMASGNGNVWVGYNASVKCYMVNLPMKGKEVDSKEWKIGDKVVSMCDVEGNIWVAAGNACCVLDPKGNSFRFIIPMVTPNNIYYSKLNHEVVMGGNDGFVSIRADLDMPKNDKAQLLLAGIVVNGRQTQEALLDESIKGTPGVSPVGLKTLVLKSDENSFTLQLSDLPFADHPTAVYAYRLEGSDHEWHYLDKGNLDISYNGLSYGDYHLSVHVLDGEGNIGDEVYTLDISVLPPWYLTIWCKLFYLTLLIVFLAWIINSHFVKKQLQEAEKQKAEILEQVKARMEFYANLADDLKTAVEHRSFEEVSHVVSSTLDVDVSSDDAPGAMVVQMVNGPQPEVEELDEMDQRLLDQIKEAIDENMIDSNFNVTMLQEKMGMGNKQLYRKVKMLTGQTPVELIRDMRLRKAAKLLKAGKFSVSEVMYTVGFSNSSYFSKCFSKLFGMSPSEYMKR, encoded by the coding sequence ATGAACAAGATAACTACAACTATAAACCGAATGGGTATGGCGATAGCTATGCTCTTCGTAACCTTAGCGCTTCATGCGCAAAGATTCGTCAACACCACCCTTGATGGTGCTCAGACGGTTAGTGCGATTACTCAGGATGCCAATGGCATCATCTGGCTTGGAACCGATAACGGACTCTACAGTTATGACGGCTATCATGACTATCGCCATTTTGCTCCCCACACCTTTAATCATGTACGCATCAATGCACTCGGTTTCGAGGGCAGCATGCTCTATATGGCTACGGGCAATGGCATCCTGCAGTTTGATGCCAAGAAGGAAACCTATGTTTCTACCCCTGATGCAGAGGCTTATGGAGATGAAAGCAAGAAAAAGGCACTGAAGGAACTGCGCGTAATCGATATGAAGGACAAAAAGAAAGCCTTCGCTCCGGATGTGTATGCCATCTTGCATACCCAGAAGGGACTTCTCGTAGGTTCACTCTCCGGACTCCGTCTCAACAACCGTCCCATCCTTCTTACCCCGGGCGCACAGCCTTTGGTCAATGCCCTGGCTTACGATGCCATCCGCCATTGCTATTGGATAGGTACCGAGGGCGCTCTTTATTGCGCCGACCGCAGCCTGCAGAATTTTTCGAAGATAGAAGCACTGAACGGAAACTCCGTGAAATGTATTGATGAAGACCAGGATGGAAACCTCTATATCGGTACCGACAATGGTCTCTATCGCATGGCGATGAACAATAGTCTGGAGCATTTCGTTCACGACTCCCGCAATGAGGCTACCATCCCCAACAACATCGTATGGGCTTGCTATGTAGATAAATGGCAGAATGTGTGGATTGGTACCGACAACGGACTATCACGTCTCTCTACCCATACCTACTATCGCTTCACATCGCTCGATAAGATTACCTTCTCCGGCGAGGGAAGCTTCCTGCATGCCATCCTCCAGACCCGTAATGGCGAATGGTGGATGGGTGGTACCAATGGCTTGATTCATTATACCGAGGGCGTGCGTGCCCAGGGTGCCGTATCTGATTATCAGAATGTGGTATGGTATAAGCAGAACAATCCTGCGGCTCCTTTAGCCCACAACCGTGTGCGCAAGATTTATGAAGATCAGGATGGTGATGTGTGGGTCTGCACAGACCACGGCATCAACCTTTATGATAGGGCGACCAGACAGTTGCTCAATTTCATCGTCTATGATAAGACCGGCAAGTATTCCACCGCCTGGGCCTACGATATCCTTCAGGATAGAAAGGGCAGAATCTGGATGGCGTCCTATCAGGGCGGCATCTTCGTGATGGAGAAGCAGCGCCTGGTGGCAGCCATCGCCCATGCAGCTTCGGGCACGGCTACCTGCGTGGCAGACTATCATTTTTCCGACAAGGGACAGAATGCCCTCTCGGGCTTGCATGTCGGACAGATGGTGCTCGATGGCAAGGGAATGATCTGGGCTTCTTCCCATGACCATCTCGACCGCATCGACCCTTACACCATGCGCGTGGCCCATATCGGAGGCAACGACGCCATCAACTATCTCATGGCTTCCGGCAACGGCAACGTGTGGGTAGGATATAACGCCAGCGTCAAGTGCTACATGGTGAACCTGCCTATGAAGGGCAAGGAGGTGGATAGCAAGGAATGGAAGATTGGCGACAAGGTGGTTTCCATGTGTGATGTGGAAGGAAACATCTGGGTGGCTGCCGGAAACGCATGTTGCGTGCTGGATCCTAAGGGTAACAGCTTCCGCTTCATCATCCCGATGGTTACTCCTAACAATATCTATTATTCCAAGCTGAACCACGAGGTGGTGATGGGTGGCAACGATGGCTTCGTCTCTATCCGTGCCGACCTCGACATGCCGAAGAACGATAAGGCGCAGCTGCTGCTGGCTGGCATTGTGGTGAATGGCCGACAGACCCAGGAGGCGTTGCTCGACGAGAGCATCAAGGGTACGCCGGGCGTATCGCCTGTTGGTTTGAAGACCTTGGTGTTGAAGAGCGATGAGAACAGTTTCACCCTTCAGCTCTCCGACCTTCCTTTTGCCGACCATCCTACAGCCGTCTATGCTTATCGCCTGGAGGGCAGCGACCACGAGTGGCACTATCTGGACAAGGGCAATCTCGATATTTCATACAATGGCTTGTCGTATGGCGATTACCATCTGTCCGTTCATGTGCTGGATGGCGAGGGCAATATCGGCGACGAGGTTTATACGCTCGATATCTCCGTGCTTCCACCTTGGTATCTCACCATCTGGTGCAAGCTGTTCTATCTTACCCTGCTGATTGTCTTCCTCGCCTGGATCATCAACTCTCATTTCGTGAAGAAGCAGTTGCAGGAGGCTGAGAAGCAGAAGGCTGAGATCCTGGAGCAGGTAAAGGCGCGTATGGAGTTCTATGCCAACCTTGCCGACGACCTGAAGACGGCAGTGGAGCATCGTTCTTTCGAAGAGGTATCCCATGTGGTAAGTTCTACGCTCGATGTGGATGTTTCGTCGGATGATGCTCCGGGTGCCATGGTTGTTCAGATGGTTAATGGACCGCAGCCGGAAGTTGAAGAGTTGGATGAAATGGATCAGCGCCTGCTTGATCAGATTAAGGAGGCGATAGATGAAAACATGATAGATTCCAACTTCAACGTAACAATGCTTCAGGAGAAGATGGGCATGGGTAACAAGCAGCTCTATCGCAAGGTGAAGATGCTTACGGGTCAGACACCTGTAGAACTGATTCGTGACATGCGATTGCGCAAGGCTGCTAAACTGCTGAAGGCTGGCAAGTTCAGCGTTTCCGAGGTGATGTACACCGTGGGCTTCTCTAACAGCAGCTACTTCTCGAAGTGCTTCTCCAAGTTGTTCGGCATGTCGCCTTCGGAATATATGAAGAGATAG
- a CDS encoding hydroxymethylpyrimidine/phosphomethylpyrimidine kinase: protein MLPILTITGSDSTGGSGVQADIKTIFELGGYAVSAITSITVQNTLGIQEFFDIPAEIVSGQIEAIMNDMQPNIVKVGMIRKVETLNVLIDALTKYRPEHIIYAPSIWSSQGDALMTEDVVSQIKYRLLPLCSVVVARKKESDIILQNSRLLELAEKQGLRIYRLDNANSHGLINRFSSALAIYLNQGKKMEEALAMAQDFINIELVRESNLQGRSSELYNQFISQVNNFCRTYSDVHFYADQLNVSGRYLAQVTRRISGKTPKAIIDEYIVKEIERELSTTTHTVQEIANTFGFSSQAHLTKFFKKMRGVTPSAFRQSKPVN from the coding sequence ATGTTGCCAATATTAACGATTACCGGTTCCGACAGCACCGGTGGCTCTGGTGTGCAGGCGGATATCAAGACGATATTCGAATTGGGAGGTTATGCCGTTTCGGCGATAACCAGCATCACCGTGCAGAATACCCTGGGTATCCAGGAGTTCTTCGATATTCCAGCCGAGATTGTTTCCGGACAGATAGAGGCAATCATGAACGATATGCAGCCCAACATCGTGAAGGTGGGAATGATACGCAAGGTAGAGACGCTGAATGTGCTCATCGATGCCCTGACCAAGTATCGTCCCGAACACATCATCTATGCTCCTTCCATCTGGTCGAGCCAGGGTGATGCGCTGATGACCGAGGATGTGGTGAGCCAGATCAAATATCGCCTGCTGCCGCTCTGCTCGGTAGTTGTGGCGAGAAAGAAGGAGAGTGACATCATTCTTCAGAACTCCCGACTTCTGGAGCTTGCCGAAAAGCAGGGACTCCGGATCTATCGCCTTGATAATGCCAATTCGCATGGTCTCATCAACCGCTTCTCTTCTGCCCTTGCCATCTATCTGAACCAGGGCAAGAAGATGGAGGAGGCGTTGGCGATGGCGCAGGATTTCATTAATATAGAACTGGTTAGGGAGAGCAATCTGCAGGGCAGGAGTTCCGAACTTTACAACCAGTTTATCTCGCAGGTGAATAACTTCTGCCGCACCTATAGCGATGTGCATTTCTATGCCGACCAGCTGAATGTGAGTGGCCGCTATCTGGCGCAGGTTACCCGCCGTATCTCCGGCAAGACGCCGAAGGCGATTATCGATGAATACATCGTGAAGGAGATAGAGCGCGAGCTTTCTACCACCACGCATACGGTGCAGGAGATAGCCAACACCTTCGGCTTTTCATCTCAGGCACATCTCACCAAGTTCTTCAAGAAGATGAGAGGGGTAACGCCTTCTGCTTTCAGGCAATCAAAGCCTGTTAATTAA
- a CDS encoding response regulator transcription factor has product MEKIKVLLVDDDLDFGNTAVLLLKKAGYEVYFQNTLFGVESLIMKLSPNLIILDVMIGEENSLERINDIRLAAEDIPIMCVSSLHDPELKTEAANNGAMIYIEKPFDSREFLGWVNRYAKPKDFSNSRMINMGAYTVDTESHVLSFRGCSEKTLGNTEFATLKLLWINKGEVVPRQDLKDTVWRGVHCSEESLNNVMYNLRRYFAKDASIHLETLRGEGFKMWMDD; this is encoded by the coding sequence ATGGAAAAGATAAAAGTACTATTGGTCGATGATGACCTGGATTTCGGCAACACAGCAGTCTTGCTACTTAAAAAAGCAGGCTATGAGGTCTATTTTCAAAACACGCTGTTTGGAGTAGAAAGCCTTATCATGAAGCTGTCTCCCAACCTCATCATCCTCGATGTGATGATAGGAGAAGAGAACAGTCTGGAAAGAATCAACGACATCCGTCTTGCCGCAGAAGACATCCCTATCATGTGTGTATCTTCGTTACATGATCCAGAACTCAAAACCGAAGCCGCCAATAATGGCGCGATGATTTACATCGAGAAGCCTTTCGACAGCCGTGAGTTCCTGGGATGGGTAAACCGCTATGCCAAGCCTAAAGACTTCAGCAATTCTCGTATGATAAACATGGGTGCCTACACCGTAGATACAGAGAGCCATGTGCTCAGCTTCCGTGGCTGCAGCGAGAAGACGCTGGGCAATACCGAGTTTGCTACACTCAAGCTATTATGGATCAATAAGGGCGAAGTCGTGCCACGCCAAGACCTCAAGGATACAGTTTGGAGAGGTGTACACTGTAGCGAAGAAAGTCTGAATAATGTGATGTACAACTTGCGACGATATTTCGCCAAGGATGCCTCCATCCACCTGGAGACATTGCGCGGAGAAGGATTCAAGATGTGGATGGATGACTAG
- a CDS encoding sensor histidine kinase yields the protein MLALIIVFCVGYQMTAIRYKEDLLRNREVSLHGTVHDLKAPLASILLKLGFIKDCIKDADLQEMITSSERQIKNLANTIKTILITSKASESKLVINKEQIDIIELTKQAQEQIDINYASKPHAIGIHDHREEKALVYADKYLIENVMHNLMENAVKYSDKEANVEVNIKQDEHFTIISVSDHGVGIDKKYQKKIFEQFYRIPATHHKSGYGIGLAMVKYAVKAHGGTIKVVSELGKGSTFTFTLPLN from the coding sequence ATGCTAGCTCTTATCATCGTCTTCTGCGTAGGATACCAGATGACTGCCATCAGATACAAGGAAGACCTTCTGAGGAATCGTGAGGTAAGCCTTCATGGAACTGTACACGACTTGAAAGCACCATTGGCAAGCATCTTGCTAAAGTTGGGATTCATCAAAGACTGTATCAAGGATGCTGACTTGCAGGAGATGATTACTTCTTCTGAAAGACAAATCAAGAATCTTGCCAATACCATCAAGACAATACTTATCACCTCTAAGGCTAGTGAAAGCAAGTTGGTTATCAACAAAGAACAAATTGACATCATCGAGCTGACGAAACAAGCGCAAGAACAAATAGATATCAACTATGCCAGCAAGCCACATGCCATCGGAATCCACGACCATCGTGAAGAGAAAGCACTGGTGTATGCAGATAAGTATCTGATAGAAAATGTGATGCACAATCTGATGGAGAATGCCGTTAAATACTCAGACAAGGAGGCAAATGTTGAAGTCAACATCAAACAGGATGAACATTTCACCATCATCAGCGTGTCTGACCATGGCGTAGGCATCGACAAAAAATATCAGAAGAAGATATTCGAGCAGTTCTATCGCATACCAGCCACACACCATAAGAGCGGATATGGCATAGGCCTTGCCATGGTAAAATATGCCGTTAAGGCACATGGCGGAACCATCAAGGTGGTGAGCGAACTAGGCAAGGGCAGCACCTTTACATTTACATTGCCGCTCAACTAA
- a CDS encoding transposase → MTIQRKINFTQMERYGTHCEQTYRTNFNRGRAKCIDWVKFNLALCRRYLNMDGLLAIAIDPSYISKSGKKTPHIGTFWSGCASSMKHGLEIMGLALVDVHANSCMMLRAHQTPSTGELKMRNMTLVQHYIAVIKRYKKDLLKVTDIVVADAFFSIRPFVDGIKECGFHLVSRFRDTASLYYVYTGPRSNKPGRPKTLDGKINYKKLDLTRMAELHIEGLEGTAYTLIAYSKALKQKVRLVIWVMPNGKHKLFFSTKTSMSGEEVLRTYRSRFQIEFCFRDAKQYTGLTHCQARHKNQLDFSYNASFASQNVAKVMMKENELPYSMASFKEIMASTYIAKLIFNKCRRIPNRKLISHTIKELFGWQRKAA, encoded by the coding sequence ATGACGATACAAAGAAAGATAAATTTCACTCAAATGGAGCGTTACGGCACCCATTGTGAGCAGACCTACAGAACGAACTTCAACCGTGGTCGTGCTAAATGCATAGACTGGGTGAAGTTCAACCTTGCCCTATGCCGACGTTACTTGAATATGGATGGTCTATTGGCTATAGCCATCGATCCGAGCTACATCAGCAAGTCGGGTAAGAAGACTCCGCATATCGGTACTTTCTGGTCCGGTTGTGCAAGTTCCATGAAGCATGGGCTTGAAATCATGGGGCTTGCACTTGTCGATGTCCATGCCAACAGTTGCATGATGCTGCGCGCCCATCAGACTCCATCTACTGGAGAATTGAAAATGCGTAACATGACTCTCGTGCAACATTACATAGCGGTCATCAAGCGTTATAAGAAGGATTTGTTGAAGGTCACCGATATTGTTGTCGCTGACGCTTTCTTCTCTATCCGTCCGTTTGTGGACGGAATCAAAGAGTGCGGTTTCCATCTTGTCAGCCGCTTCAGGGATACTGCGAGCCTATATTATGTGTATACGGGACCTCGTTCCAATAAGCCTGGACGTCCCAAGACACTTGACGGAAAAATCAACTACAAGAAACTTGACCTCACACGTATGGCAGAGTTGCATATTGAAGGACTTGAAGGCACAGCCTACACACTCATAGCCTATTCAAAGGCATTGAAGCAGAAAGTGCGCCTTGTCATTTGGGTTATGCCGAACGGAAAACACAAGCTTTTCTTCTCAACAAAGACATCCATGTCGGGTGAGGAAGTGTTGCGCACATACCGCTCAAGATTCCAAATAGAGTTTTGTTTTCGCGATGCAAAGCAATATACTGGTCTTACGCATTGCCAAGCAAGACACAAGAACCAGTTGGACTTTTCCTATAATGCATCATTCGCATCACAGAATGTTGCGAAAGTGATGATGAAGGAAAATGAATTGCCGTATTCCATGGCTTCTTTCAAGGAGATTATGGCAAGCACATACATCGCTAAATTAATTTTCAACAAGTGTCGGAGAATACCGAACCGAAAGTTAATTAGTCATACTATCAAAGAACTCTTTGGCTGGCAACGTAAAGCTGCTTAG
- a CDS encoding transposase, giving the protein MNTGLDQYMDIFKDAVEDSAAKLTKSFEKILIEVIILFMVIPRKINFTQMGRYGSHVEQTYRNAFGLKKSKSIDWLKLNVSLAKRFFGKQGRWAIAIDPSYISKAGKKTPHIGRFWSGCAQSVKHGLEIMGIGLIDIDAKDCMMLKAHQSLSNKELSLRNKTMVDFYISVIKRYRKELLKLSTLIVADAYFSTSTFVNGIKKEGFSLISRFRDNACLFYVYAGPRTGKRGRPKTKDGKIDMKNLDLTRMEKMEMKDIEGTAYTLIAYSKALRCKVRLVIWQMPNGKKKLFFSTDTSLSGEEVLLYYRTRFQIEFCFRDAKGYTGLMDCQARDKWKLDFAFNASFTSLNVAKVTMKEMGMEYSMSSFKSLMTNIYLVKRIFKASGYTPNRTLISKIFKDLSCLQRIAA; this is encoded by the coding sequence ATGAATACAGGACTTGACCAATATATGGATATCTTTAAAGATGCAGTTGAAGATTCGGCTGCAAAGTTAACAAAAAGTTTCGAGAAAATACTCATCGAGGTGATAATTTTGTTCATGGTAATACCAAGAAAGATAAATTTCACCCAAATGGGGAGGTATGGCTCGCATGTTGAGCAAACCTATCGCAACGCATTCGGCTTAAAAAAGTCGAAAAGCATTGACTGGCTCAAACTTAATGTCTCACTTGCCAAGCGCTTCTTTGGTAAACAGGGAAGATGGGCTATTGCCATTGATCCCAGCTACATCAGCAAAGCTGGCAAGAAGACTCCACATATCGGTCGTTTTTGGTCGGGATGTGCACAGTCTGTTAAACATGGTCTCGAAATCATGGGTATTGGCCTCATTGATATTGATGCCAAAGACTGCATGATGTTAAAAGCACACCAGTCGCTAAGTAATAAAGAACTGAGTCTTAGAAACAAGACTATGGTAGATTTCTATATCAGCGTCATTAAGCGTTACCGCAAGGAACTTCTTAAACTCTCAACCCTCATAGTTGCAGATGCTTACTTCTCTACAAGTACATTTGTTAATGGGATAAAGAAAGAAGGGTTCTCTTTGATAAGCCGCTTTCGTGACAATGCTTGTCTCTTTTATGTCTATGCTGGTCCACGTACTGGAAAACGTGGTCGCCCCAAGACCAAGGATGGCAAGATTGATATGAAGAATCTTGACCTCACTCGAATGGAGAAGATGGAGATGAAAGATATAGAAGGAACAGCTTATACTTTGATAGCCTATTCCAAGGCACTCAGGTGTAAAGTTAGACTTGTCATCTGGCAGATGCCGAATGGCAAGAAGAAACTATTCTTCTCTACAGACACCTCACTTTCGGGTGAAGAAGTACTTCTTTATTATAGAACCAGGTTCCAGATCGAATTTTGCTTTCGTGACGCCAAAGGCTATACTGGTCTTATGGACTGCCAGGCTCGCGATAAGTGGAAACTCGATTTTGCTTTCAATGCTTCGTTCACATCACTAAATGTTGCCAAGGTAACTATGAAGGAGATGGGAATGGAATATTCTATGTCTTCATTCAAGTCACTGATGACCAATATTTATCTGGTGAAACGAATTTTTAAAGCAAGCGGGTACACCCCGAACCGAACTTTAATTAGCAAGATTTTCAAAGATCTCTCGTGCTTACAGCGTATAGCTGCTTAG
- a CDS encoding outer membrane beta-barrel protein, with amino-acid sequence MKYIWVVLMLFLFPFTCLAQVRGKIVSVSDSSCVPFVTVSAFDKTNRFLGGVRSMETGEFSLESKGNIYKLSFQSIGFEKRDTISPLGFKGDIGVVVLQSKVENLKEVVAVADMVSRNASKETVFITDSLRKGTTSAIQLLAKIPGITTDWGTDEVNVGKDKNVPVIINGKEVKREYAISINPKRIKTVEIMRYPAGKYSEYPVVLNMELVNDYTGWDISAFSRNLYSFRNKHSNSEVMGANFTYTFPRVNLYGSLNFTHRQNYDVLGYEYSNLGDVTIKSKAIDYRKPNMSTGSNIGSFSLGTDYKLSDNQTLSVQAWIETKGSKQSDFFSVSNRDEKYESNSLDDFNTDDYTIGLFYKGTVLKHLNLSSELIYNRYDIHEDRFYSAKNDVAQTPYKGDKNYWRYYLSGYYNLGSKVSLWADFTQIWKDYSNSDRNENVLLHSSKETRSKLMGAISYQPFRNFNALLGTHLLTVKDENQLKAVSEKHTSWMPLFKGYWKPIKWMYLQYNYFCDVEYPNLDQLSTVRWQVNDVLWHRGNSELKPRIMHYSEITVNFVNIVKIDYMYKQSKDEIIDYYQQEEDKTYQTQANCNYRHNYLGMEGDYNLGKGVELSFVANYQWYHRYMKDDTKHFGRTWYLDTQFLWNVPKTKLSFMASYFLRHDKLPLLQGKQYDEEEKLFVGTSYSLLKGKLPISLEVSIPTSMISKKTYTKVSLPNFAYQTYGDNRVNAFVALISVKYSLGKGKTTKLNNSKNLDVEK; translated from the coding sequence ATGAAGTACATTTGGGTAGTGTTGATGTTATTTTTGTTTCCTTTCACTTGCTTAGCGCAGGTGAGAGGAAAAATTGTATCTGTATCGGATTCTTCTTGTGTACCTTTTGTTACAGTTTCTGCTTTTGATAAAACAAATCGGTTTCTGGGTGGAGTGCGCAGTATGGAAACAGGAGAATTCTCTTTGGAGAGCAAAGGAAACATATATAAATTGTCTTTCCAGTCGATAGGTTTTGAAAAACGAGATACTATATCTCCTCTTGGTTTCAAGGGCGATATAGGTGTCGTTGTATTGCAATCAAAGGTGGAAAACTTAAAGGAGGTGGTAGCTGTGGCTGATATGGTGAGTAGAAATGCATCTAAAGAAACTGTATTCATCACCGATTCCCTTCGAAAAGGAACCACTAGTGCTATACAGCTATTAGCAAAAATTCCAGGTATAACAACAGATTGGGGAACAGACGAAGTGAATGTAGGAAAAGATAAAAATGTACCTGTAATTATCAATGGCAAGGAAGTAAAACGAGAATATGCCATCAGCATAAACCCAAAGCGCATCAAAACCGTAGAAATTATGCGTTATCCTGCTGGTAAATATTCTGAATATCCAGTAGTGCTTAATATGGAACTGGTTAATGACTATACAGGATGGGATATAAGTGCGTTCTCTCGCAATTTGTATTCTTTCAGAAATAAGCATTCCAATAGTGAAGTTATGGGTGCAAACTTTACCTATACATTTCCAAGGGTTAATCTGTATGGCAGCCTAAACTTTACGCATCGTCAGAATTATGATGTTTTAGGTTATGAATATAGTAACTTGGGTGATGTGACGATAAAATCAAAGGCTATTGATTATAGAAAACCAAACATGAGTACTGGGAGCAATATTGGTAGCTTTAGTTTGGGAACAGATTATAAATTGTCAGATAATCAAACACTATCTGTGCAAGCTTGGATAGAGACAAAGGGAAGTAAACAAAGTGATTTCTTTTCTGTTTCTAATAGGGACGAAAAATATGAATCAAATAGCCTAGATGATTTCAATACAGATGATTATACTATTGGATTGTTTTATAAGGGAACGGTTCTAAAACATTTAAATTTATCTTCGGAACTCATATATAATAGGTATGATATTCATGAAGATAGATTTTATAGTGCAAAAAATGATGTAGCTCAAACCCCTTACAAGGGAGATAAAAACTATTGGCGTTATTATTTGTCTGGTTATTATAACTTAGGCAGTAAGGTGTCTTTGTGGGCAGACTTCACCCAAATATGGAAAGATTATTCTAATTCTGACCGAAATGAGAATGTTCTGTTGCATAGTAGCAAGGAAACTCGAAGTAAATTGATGGGAGCAATATCATATCAGCCATTTAGAAATTTCAATGCTTTGCTAGGCACTCATTTGTTGACTGTTAAAGATGAAAACCAATTGAAGGCTGTATCTGAGAAACATACATCTTGGATGCCTTTGTTTAAAGGTTATTGGAAACCTATTAAGTGGATGTATTTGCAATATAATTATTTTTGTGATGTGGAGTATCCCAACCTTGATCAGTTGTCAACGGTAAGATGGCAAGTGAACGATGTGCTTTGGCATAGAGGCAATTCTGAGTTGAAACCTAGAATTATGCATTATTCTGAAATTACGGTCAACTTTGTCAATATAGTCAAGATTGACTATATGTACAAGCAGAGCAAGGATGAGATTATAGACTATTATCAGCAAGAAGAGGATAAAACTTATCAAACTCAAGCAAATTGTAATTACAGACATAATTACTTGGGAATGGAAGGTGATTATAATCTTGGCAAAGGCGTAGAACTGTCATTTGTTGCAAATTACCAATGGTATCATCGGTATATGAAAGATGACACGAAGCATTTTGGCAGAACCTGGTATCTTGATACACAGTTTCTTTGGAATGTTCCAAAAACAAAATTGAGTTTCATGGCTAGCTATTTCCTTCGACATGACAAATTGCCATTATTACAAGGTAAACAGTATGATGAAGAGGAAAAGTTGTTTGTAGGAACTTCTTACTCTTTGTTAAAAGGTAAGTTGCCAATATCTTTGGAAGTAAGCATACCGACTTCCATGATTTCCAAGAAGACTTATACAAAAGTGAGTCTTCCAAATTTTGCTTATCAAACCTATGGCGATAATAGAGTAAATGCTTTTGTTGCCCTTATCAGTGTTAAGTATAGTTTGGGTAAGGGGAAGACAACAAAGCTAAATAATAGTAAGAATTTAGATGTGGAAAAGTAA